AAACTCTCTACTCCAAGTTACTGGATTCGAGCCAGCAGAATTCACAGATATTTGATGGGGAGCGAACCTCGATTGTCGCCGCAAAATTGCAGGATATTTTGAGAATATTGATTGTTTCCACCAAAAGCACGCAAAAAAGCCTGCAAATCATCCGCCTCGAAGATGTTAACGGGTTTCAACGCCTTGGCGTAAAGGTACAAATGATCACCGACCTTGCCTCTGTGCGTAATATAATTGACGGATTGGAGAGGTATCCAAAGCTGATTGTGGTCGAACAGGTCGACATTCAACAGCAGGATGACACTATAGGGAAGGATCAGAATGTTTCACCAAAATTAAATGTCACCATTGATCTCTATGCCTTTATAAGGTCTCCGTCATTATGATTACCTACTCTCACACCAGGTTAATCATTCTCCTACTGCTGCTTTGTCTGATTTTGGAAATTGGCTTGAGTTTGAAGGTTGATTTGGTTAAGGGGCTGCCCGTTTCCAAACCCACTAACAACAATGATGGCGTTGTCGAGGCCGTTCAGCTGGCAAGACTCCCCACTGTTGTTCCACTGGACCTCCTGCGAGAAACCTTGGAAAGGCCCTTATTTTCTAAAGACAGGATGCGCCTGGCCAAAAAGTATGGTCCAAATGATAAAGCCTCCCTTCCCCAGGCCGCCCCGACCAGGGCTTTGGACCCTCCCTCCTTGCAGGTGATCGGAATACTCCTTCTTGATAATGGCCGCCACGCCTTAATCCGGCGTAGTCAAGGTATTTCTCCCGAGTGGATATCTGAAAATGACAAGGTGGACGGGTGGGTCCTGGATGGGGTTTTGCCGACCCGGATCATTCTAAAAAACGGTGAGCAACTCGAAACGATTTCGCTTGAAAATGGCCCACCGCTCAAGGGGACAAATCCCCCTGCCACGAGTAAGTAGGCCAGCGGAGAAGGTGATGAGAACAGCGTTCTGTATAAATTCCACAACCCTTCCGCCCGCTGACCGGCGCGGCGTGATCGTGCCAACCACGAAAGGAGACCTCCCAGGGCGCTGCCCTGGACCCGTCGGGGGCGATAATCCCCCCCCAAACCCCCGTATTCCCAACCGATTATACTTTGCCTGCCACGCCAACCAGGGGATATCGGATTCCCCAGGATTACTCCCTAAGGATGTCCGAGGGGGAATTTCCTTTTGACCGGGTTCGCGGCCGTGCTGCAAGGGGGTGTCGTGGCCTTGGCGGGTGGAGGCCGTAGGGCTCGCACCCTCTCCAAATCGTGTTCCATCTTCGCTCCGGCGGAGGGGCCAAAGGGAGGGACTCATCCTCACCGAGGGTGGCATACCGATTCCGCCCGGTTCGAGCTTTCAAGAATGAGGGGCCGGCGGTACCGCCATGGCGGGTTGGGGGGAGATTTCAAGGATGGGGAGGATGAGGCCCTTTGCAGCCTTCTCCAGCGGATCGAAGCGTTTCCGAAGACGGTGCGGAAGAACGGTTTGGTGCGCCTTTCTTCGGGGCCTCTCCCCGCTTCGACAACGTCAACACCTCGGGGCGCTACAATCCTCCGCGGTCCCCCGTATGAATGGTAAGAAGGGCCCATCCCAAGACGGACGCGGTTCAGCAACTCAGTATTGCAAAAGTTATCCCCGCGCTGATTGCGGGCACGCTGGCGTGCCATTCCCCCATCAGACGGCCGATCCACTTTGCGCTAAAAACGTCATCCAACGTTCCCGAGGAGTTCCTGGACGGCGTGGGTTGGTAGCTTAGTCAGAAACATGCGGCTTTTCCGATCTTCACTGTACCAGTACCCAAGGGGTAAAATCGTGTTTTCATGTAAAGGTACCCACATTAAACACCTTGCAGTTTCCAGTCTTTTATTTATCGGGCTTTTGTCCGGTTGCGCCAAAAAATCTCCGGACATTATGGCTGCCGGCAGAGAGGGTCATCAAATTCATTCGGCTTCTCCCCCTTCGCCAGTTTTGATGGACCCGGAGAGCGGGAAAGACAATCCAAGGGAAGGCTTTGCTACCAATAAGTCGTCCATTTTCCAAGATCAAGCTGCAACCCCTAGTGAGCAAAAACCCATCGAAGAGAGTCTTTACCCTGGAACGGGGAAATTTCTTACTCCAAAAGGCTTGAAAGCCCCACCTGCCATAAAGTTGCCTGGCGAAAAGGTGACTTTGAACTTTGTGGACACAGACATTCGTGAGGTGGTTCGCGCTGTCTTTTCCGAAGTATTAAAGTCGAATTACGTCATTGATCCGCGTGTGGTTGGCACCACGACCATTCGGACCAGCCATCCTGTTGATGCGGACGACTTATTGGTGGCCCTTGAGGAGGCGTTACGTCTGCTTAGTGCGATTATTGTCAAGTCCGATGATTCAGACCTTTATAAAATCCTTCCTGCCAACTATGCCACCCTGGGCAACTCGGCCCCGGCCCTTGATAGAACAGGAAATAATAAAATTGGGCTTGGCATTCAGATTGTGCCCTTAAAATTCGTATCTCCCACCGAGATGCTTAAAATTCTTGAACCCATGAGTCCAAAGGGCAGCATTTTGCGTATTGATGCCGGCAAGAATATTATTATAATTGCTGGCACGCAAAGAGAGTTGGATGCCATGTTGGACACGATCGAGTTGTTTGACGTGGACTGGTTGGAAGGAATGTCGATCGGTCTTTTCCAAGTTGAATCCGTCAACGCCAAGGTATTGATTGAAGAGTTAAAAGAGATCTTCCAATTGGAAGGCGACGGCCCTATCTCCGGTATGGTGCGATTGATTTCCATTGATCGGATGAATGGCGTTCTGGCTATCTCCACCCAACCGGAATATGTGAAGGAAATCGGCTCCTGGATCAAGCGACTTGACAAAACGGGCAGCGATGAACACAAACTGTTTGTTTATTACGTCCAAAACGGCCGTGCGGAGCAAATCGCCAATGTATTAATAGAAGTATTCAGCAATGCCCGATCCGGTAGCTCCTCGGTTAACTTTGCACCCGGCACCAAACCGGCGACCGTGAGATCTCCCCTCAACCATAAACCGCCTTCAGCTACCGATGTGAAACCAGCAAGCATCGCTGATGATATTAAAATAATTGCCAGCGAAGCCAATAATGAAGATATTAAAATAATTGCCAGCGAAGCCAATAATGCTCTACTGATTCACGCAACAGAAAAAAAATATCGCATGATCGAAAAGGCTCTACAGAAATTGGACATAATGCCCATGCAGGTATTTATTGAAGCAACTATTGCCGAAGTCACCCTGACCAAGGATCTGAGCTACGGGCTGCAATGGTTCCTCAAGAGAGGAAATGCGAGCTTTACACTGAGTGAAACAAATTCCAATAATATTGCTTCCAGGTTTCCCGGATTTTCCTTCCTGGCAACAGGGAATGTCGGTATCACCACCATCCTGAACGCCCTTGAATCTATTACTGATTTGAAAGTCATCTCCTCCCCCCAAATCATGGTTCTTAATAATTATGAAGCCAAACTGAAGGTCGGCAATCAAGTCCCCGTGGTCACCATGTCGGCGCGGGATCCCGCAGCGACCAACAATACCACCATCATTAGCGGTGTCGAATACCGGGATACTGGCACCATCCTCACGGTCAGGCCGCGGGTTAACTCAAACGGACTGTTGATTATGGAAATCGATCAGGAGGTTAGTGATGTCAGCTCCTCGAATGTTTCCGGTATCGACTCTCCCATTATTCAGCAACGAAAACTGTCCAGTACCGTTGCGGTTCAAAGCGGGGAAACCATTGCCCTGGGAGGACTCATCAAGGATAAGTCCAACCAGGTTGATTCCGGTATCCCCTTATTGAATAAGCTGCCAATCCTGGGTTCTTTATTCGGTGGCTCGGACCAATCAAATGAGCGCACGGAATTACTCGTGCTGATCACGCCCCGTGTGGTTTCCTCCATGGATGAAGTACGCCAATTAACCGATGAATTGAGACTGAAGCTAAAGACCGTTCTTCCTCTCAATTCCAAGCTGCGCTAGGCGACCGATTCATCCCGGCTTATTCCCAAATTTCGTCGCGATCCCCCTCGTGTGCCTCAGGACATGGCGCGCGTCGCCTCGACGACCGGGGCGAGCGCAACCCCCTCATTCCGTTTCTGTTTCATTTTTGCATTATTGCAGGGGTCTGGGGACCATCA
The Magnetococcales bacterium DNA segment above includes these coding regions:
- the gspD gene encoding type II secretion system secretin GspD; protein product: MFSCKGTHIKHLAVSSLLFIGLLSGCAKKSPDIMAAGREGHQIHSASPPSPVLMDPESGKDNPREGFATNKSSIFQDQAATPSEQKPIEESLYPGTGKFLTPKGLKAPPAIKLPGEKVTLNFVDTDIREVVRAVFSEVLKSNYVIDPRVVGTTTIRTSHPVDADDLLVALEEALRLLSAIIVKSDDSDLYKILPANYATLGNSAPALDRTGNNKIGLGIQIVPLKFVSPTEMLKILEPMSPKGSILRIDAGKNIIIIAGTQRELDAMLDTIELFDVDWLEGMSIGLFQVESVNAKVLIEELKEIFQLEGDGPISGMVRLISIDRMNGVLAISTQPEYVKEIGSWIKRLDKTGSDEHKLFVYYVQNGRAEQIANVLIEVFSNARSGSSSVNFAPGTKPATVRSPLNHKPPSATDVKPASIADDIKIIASEANNEDIKIIASEANNALLIHATEKKYRMIEKALQKLDIMPMQVFIEATIAEVTLTKDLSYGLQWFLKRGNASFTLSETNSNNIASRFPGFSFLATGNVGITTILNALESITDLKVISSPQIMVLNNYEAKLKVGNQVPVVTMSARDPAATNNTTIISGVEYRDTGTILTVRPRVNSNGLLIMEIDQEVSDVSSSNVSGIDSPIIQQRKLSSTVAVQSGETIALGGLIKDKSNQVDSGIPLLNKLPILGSLFGGSDQSNERTELLVLITPRVVSSMDEVRQLTDELRLKLKTVLPLNSKLR